In a single window of the Gammaproteobacteria bacterium genome:
- a CDS encoding nitrate reductase cytochrome c-type subunit has product MSANNMCQGCHHNPGMIGQKIKGMPTSIPQSHYTDLRNTSEVQIKTPVGARYVCTQCHVPQANVQPLVGNTFQE; this is encoded by the coding sequence ATGTCTGCAAACAATATGTGTCAGGGCTGTCATCACAACCCCGGCATGATTGGTCAAAAAATTAAAGGCATGCCAACGTCGATACCGCAAAGTCATTACACAGATTTACGCAACACATCGGAAGTGCAAATAAAAACACCGGTCGGCGCGCGATATGTTTGTACACAGTGTCATGTACCTCAGGCGAATGTTCAGCCGTTGGTGGGGAATACGTTTCAGGAGTGA